A DNA window from Jaculus jaculus isolate mJacJac1 chromosome 1, mJacJac1.mat.Y.cur, whole genome shotgun sequence contains the following coding sequences:
- the LOC101601654 gene encoding LOW QUALITY PROTEIN: CDKN2AIP N-terminal-like protein (The sequence of the model RefSeq protein was modified relative to this genomic sequence to represent the inferred CDS: inserted 1 base in 1 codon), whose translation MVGGRAATAVEELVLGVRQAAVFAEQFRSYVESKKXARMEFIPHHLPDYRDPPRGGGRLDQLLPLSMVWANHLFLGCSYNKDLLDKVMQRADGGEVEDLPHFTTRSELIKKHQS comes from the exons ATGGTGGGAGGCAGGGCGGCCACCGCCGTGGAGGAGCTGGTCTTGGGTGTGCGGCAGGCGGCTGTCTTCGCCGAGCAGTTCCGCTCCTACGTGGAGAGCAAGA AAGCCCGCATGGAATTCATCCCGCACCACCTTCCCGACTACCGCGACCCGCCCCGGGGTGGCGGCCGCCTGGACCAGCTGCTGCCCCTCTCCATGGTGTGGGCCAACCACCTCTTCCTGGGCTGCAGTTACAATAAAGACCTTCTAGACAAGGTGATGCAAAGGGCAGATGGAGGTGAAGTGGAAGACCTGCCACACTTTACTACCAGAAGTGAATTAATAAAAAAGCATCAAAGCTAA